A DNA window from Halomicrobium mukohataei DSM 12286 contains the following coding sequences:
- a CDS encoding Na(+)/H(+) antiporter subunit B yields the protein MSDAEQPGLYVESTVIMTTVRVVTPFILTFGLFIMFHGADSPGGGFQGGVIAGSVVMMLAFAYGIEATRDWLDSRLVVAIASLGVLTFAGIGLGSILLGGTFLEYHLYPIEKASKYGIELVELGIGGIVASVIIGLFFVIAAGFGHAIDGGDES from the coding sequence ATGAGCGACGCCGAACAGCCCGGTCTGTACGTCGAGAGTACGGTCATCATGACTACGGTGCGGGTCGTCACCCCCTTCATCCTCACCTTCGGCCTCTTCATCATGTTCCACGGGGCCGACTCGCCCGGCGGCGGGTTCCAGGGCGGCGTCATCGCGGGCTCAGTCGTGATGATGCTGGCGTTCGCCTACGGGATCGAGGCCACGCGAGACTGGCTCGACAGTCGGCTCGTCGTGGCGATCGCCTCGCTTGGCGTGCTCACGTTCGCCGGGATCGGGCTCGGATCGATCCTGCTCGGTGGCACGTTCCTCGAATACCACCTGTACCCCATCGAGAAGGCCAGCAAGTACGGCATCGAGCTCGTCGAGCTGGGGATCGGCGGGATCGTCGCCAGCGTTATTATCGGTCTGTTTTTCGTGATCGCGGCCGGCTTCGGCCACGCGATCGACGGAGGTGACGAGTCGTGA
- a CDS encoding cation:proton antiporter subunit C, translating into MIDTFLTHYNYYAVVALLGIGVYMLVESSNLVKKVIGMNVFQTGIFLFFVTTAYRSGAGPAVVYEGAGPYVSPLPHVLILTAIVVGVSLTAVALALIVRIYAEYGTLDEEVLRELDHD; encoded by the coding sequence GTGATCGACACGTTCCTGACACACTACAACTACTACGCGGTCGTCGCGTTGCTCGGGATCGGCGTCTACATGCTCGTCGAGTCGAGCAACCTCGTGAAGAAAGTCATCGGGATGAACGTCTTCCAGACGGGGATCTTCCTGTTCTTCGTGACGACGGCCTACCGGAGCGGTGCCGGTCCGGCCGTCGTCTACGAGGGGGCGGGCCCGTACGTCAGTCCGCTCCCGCACGTGCTGATCCTGACCGCGATCGTCGTCGGCGTGAGCCTGACGGCCGTCGCGCTCGCCCTGATCGTCCGCATCTACGCGGAGTACGGGACGCTCGACGAGGAGGTGCTGCGAGAACTCGACCATGATTGA